A window from Enterocloster bolteae encodes these proteins:
- a CDS encoding FMN-binding protein, with the protein MKKGILICVLIAGVLVSTGCSGSRVKAPERVFEPEEAFFEIPHSSFEAEWLEGGMKDEDGHVYEEVYDFVLAMDRAVIPYTVSGKLIQTCEYNPSEGSWNVERRTEDVTQEMDLTKYRWKLENDPVYEYTETFIKTGPNTFETGEPDHPTGIYFTVDILSGGTNLKDESGRTNLPGGQWTARLYLESDNLLGGNFKGEAAIDLLGGFYGYNDLRWVVTIDELKRVEKELNTTDEERANELQEGFRKSFPEADSFEVMDFELIQDCNKELASSDFGDVGVDAAAAAKDRDGALMGWVVNAHSKDSYMGNVAVSVAFESGGTIRGLEFLVLEDTPGLGMRASEDVFKEQFEGKGREALTVTDSGNPGDSQIDAISGATITSKAVTNAVNGAMYYVHHYTEAGEQAL; encoded by the coding sequence ATGAAAAAAGGTATATTGATATGTGTGCTGATTGCCGGTGTGCTGGTGTCCACCGGATGTTCCGGGAGCCGTGTGAAGGCTCCTGAGCGGGTGTTTGAACCTGAAGAGGCATTTTTTGAGATTCCCCACAGCAGCTTTGAAGCGGAGTGGCTGGAGGGAGGCATGAAGGATGAGGACGGCCATGTCTATGAGGAGGTCTATGATTTTGTTCTGGCCATGGACAGGGCGGTGATTCCCTACACTGTGTCCGGAAAGCTGATCCAGACCTGTGAATATAACCCCTCTGAGGGCAGCTGGAATGTGGAGCGCCGCACAGAGGACGTAACCCAGGAAATGGATCTCACCAAGTACCGCTGGAAGCTGGAAAATGATCCTGTGTACGAATACACGGAGACTTTCATCAAAACCGGTCCCAATACCTTTGAGACCGGGGAGCCGGATCATCCCACGGGTATTTATTTTACAGTGGATATCTTGTCCGGCGGCACGAATCTGAAGGATGAGAGCGGGAGGACCAACCTGCCTGGCGGACAGTGGACCGCCAGACTCTATCTTGAATCCGACAACCTTTTGGGGGGTAACTTCAAGGGGGAGGCGGCCATTGATTTGCTGGGCGGTTTTTACGGCTACAATGATTTGCGGTGGGTGGTGACCATTGATGAGCTAAAGCGTGTGGAAAAGGAGCTGAATACCACGGATGAGGAACGGGCCAATGAGCTGCAGGAGGGATTCAGAAAGTCATTTCCAGAGGCAGACAGCTTCGAGGTCATGGATTTTGAACTTATACAGGACTGCAATAAGGAGCTGGCTTCCTCAGACTTCGGCGATGTGGGTGTGGACGCGGCGGCAGCTGCAAAGGACAGGGACGGCGCATTGATGGGCTGGGTGGTGAATGCCCATTCAAAGGACAGTTACATGGGAAATGTGGCTGTCTCCGTGGCGTTTGAGAGCGGCGGCACCATCCGCGGCCTGGAGTTCCTGGTGCTGGAGGATACGCCCGGACTGGGCATGAGAGCCAGTGAGGATGTCTTTAAGGAACAGTTTGAAGGAAAGGGCAGAGAGGCTTTGACTGTGACGGATTCCGGGAATCCCGGGGATTCGCAGATAGACGCCATCAGCGGGGCAACCATTACGTCCAAAGCGGTCACAAACGCAGTCAATGGGGCCATGTACTATGTACATCATTACACAGAAGCAGGAGAGCAGGCCTTGTAA